A window of the Mus pahari chromosome 1, PAHARI_EIJ_v1.1, whole genome shotgun sequence genome harbors these coding sequences:
- the Ankrd1 gene encoding ankyrin repeat domain-containing protein 1, with the protein MMVLRVEELVTGKKNSNGAAGEFLPGEFRNGEYEAAVALEKQEDLKTLPANSLNLGEEQRKSEKLREAELKKKKLEQRSKLENLEDLEIIVQLKKRKKYKKTKVPVVKEPEPEIITEPVDVPRFLKAALENKLPVVEKFLSDKNSPDVCDEYKRTALHRACLEGHLAIVEKLMEAGAQIEFRDMLESTAIHWACRGGNPDVLKLLLNKGAKINARDKLLSTALHVAVRTGHYECAEHLIACEADLNAKDREGDTPLHDAVRLNRYKMIRLLMTFGADLNVKNCAGKTPMDLVLHWQNGTKAIFDSLKENAYKNSRIATF; encoded by the exons ATGATGGTACTGAGAGTAGAGGAGCTG GTAACAGGCAAAAAGAACAGCAACGGGGCCGCAGGGGAATTCCTTCCTGGGGAGTTCAGAAATGGAGAATATGAAGCTGCTGTTGCTTTGGAGAAACAAGAGGACTTGAAGACACTTCCGGCCAACAGCTTGAACCTGGGGGAGGAACAACGGAAAAGTGAGAAACTGCGAGAGGCAGAG ctcaaaaagaaaaaactagaaCAAAGATCAAAGCTTGAAAACTTGGAAGACCTTGAAATAATTGTGCaactgaagaagaggaaaaaatacaagaaaaccaaagtTCCAGTTGTGAAGGAGCCAGAACCTGAAATTATC ACTGAACCTGTGGATGTGCCGAGGTTTCTGAAAGCTGCGCTGGAGAACAAACTGCCAGTTGTAGAGAAATTCCTGTCAGACAAGAACAGCCCCGACGTCTGCGATGAG TATAAACGGACGGCACTCCACAGAGCATGCTTAGAAGGACACTTGGCGATTGTGGAAAAGTTAATGGAGGCTGGAGCCCAGATTGAATTCCGAGATATG CTTGAATCCACAGCCATCCACTGGGCATGTCGTGGAGGAAACCCAGATGTTCTGAAACTGTTGCTGAACAAAGGAGCCAAAATCAACGCCCGAGACAAG ctcctcaGCACGGCGCTGCATGTGGCGGTGAGGACCGGTCACTACGAGTGCGCTGAACATCTCATCGCCTGTGAGGCTGATCTCAATGCCAAGGATAGA GAAGGAGACACCCCACTGCATGATGCTGTGAGGCTGAACCGCTATAAGATGATTCGACTCTTGATGACCTTCGGTGCAGACCTCAATGTCAAGAACTGT GCTGGGAAGACCCCCATGGACCTGGTGCTGCACTGGCAGAATGGAACCAAAGCGATATTCGACAGCCTCAAGGAGAATGCCTACAAAAACTCCCGCATAGCTACGTTCTGA